In one window of Macadamia integrifolia cultivar HAES 741 chromosome 2, SCU_Mint_v3, whole genome shotgun sequence DNA:
- the LOC122058009 gene encoding pectinesterase inhibitor 10-like, with translation MPKTRLSSLPPQNSFKPFVRLQFFCVVNGFLSFPSLHKSTMGSDHHLVLIVSLSSLFFFYSSEALCVPRNLTNSNRKLHNPPQSLTPASSPSPATAAPPPKLTLSPTTNTPAPTPSNPLNVIMDPAINHVCQSTDYPDLCLSSLRPYLHGMVDVITILNGEIQACKDHTISASAEALKKAQDPNTDPKTASSLKDCKDSYNDALDNLKEAEDAIKIHDIGTVNSMLSAVVTDFGDCNDFFSGSTGGPGDGPGDGPGDGPGDGPGNGPGDPGVENPMSSQDATLISLASNCLAIASLIK, from the coding sequence ATGCCTAAAACTcgtctttcttctcttcctccccaAAATTCTTTCAAGCCCTTTGTCCGTCTCCAATTTTTCTGTGTGGTTAatggtttcctctcttttccctctctccaCAAGTCCACAATGGGGTCTGATCATCATCTAGTTCtcattgtttctctctcttccctcttcttcttctactcttCTGAGGCCCTTTGCGTGCCTCGCAACCTTACCAACTCTAATCGTAAACTCCACAACCCTCCACAATCCCTGACGCCGGCTTCATCACCATCACCTGCAACGGCGGCGCCACCGCCCAAGTTAACCCTTTCGCCTACCACAAACACACCCGCACCGACACCCAGTAACCCCCTAAATGTCATAATGGATCCAGCCATCAATCATGTTTGCCAGTCAACTGACTACCCAGATCTCTGCCTCTCCTCCCTCAGACCCTACCTTCATGGCATGGTCGATGTGATCACCATCCTAAACGGCGAAATCCAGGCCTGCAAAGATCATACCATTTCTGCCTCCGCGGAAGCCCTAAAGAAGGCCCAGGACCCTAATACCGACCCTAAAACTGCTTCCTCCCTAAAGGACTGCAAGGACAGTTACAATGACGCCTTAGATAACCTTAAGGAAGCAGAGGATGCCATTAAAATTCATGACATTGGCACTGTCAATAGCATGCTCAGTGCGGTTGTGACGGATTTTGGTGATTGCAATGATTTTTTCTCTGGGAGTACCGGCGGTCCCGGCGATGGTCCGGGCGACGGTCCCGGCGATGGTCCGGGCGACGGTCCCGGCAATGGCCCGGGCGATCCAGGGGTTGAAAATCCCATGTCCAGCCAAGATGCAACCTTGATAAGCCTAGCCAGTAATTGCCTTGCCATTGCTTCCTTGATCAAGTAG
- the LOC122058018 gene encoding universal stress protein PHOS32-like yields MEGERRVGVAVDFSPCSKKALTWAVENIVRDGDQLILINVQPGGYFEGTEIQLWEATGSPLIPLTEFSDPAIMKKYGMRPDAEILDILNTVARQKEIVVVTKIFWGDPREKICEAIEKIPLSCLIIGNRGLGKIKRVLLGSVSNYVVNSAVCPVTVVKTNHED; encoded by the exons atggaaggagagagaagggtggGAGTGGCCGTGGATTTCTCTCCCTGCAGCAAGAAAGCCCTAACATGGGCAGTGGAGAACATTGTCCGTGACGGAGATCAGTTGATCCTCATAAACGTTCAGCCCGGAGGATATTTCGAGGGGACTGAGATTCAGCTTTGGGAAGCCACTGGTTCCC CCTTGATCCCTCTTACTGAATTTTCTGATCCTGCGATAATGAAGAAATATGGAATGAGGCCTGATGCAGAGATCTTGGATATACTCAACACTGTGGCCAGGCAGAAAGAG ATTGTGGTTGTTACTAAGATATTTTGGGGAGACCCTCGTGAGAAGATATGTGAAGCCATTGAAAAAATTCCTCTTAGCTGCCTCATCATAGGAAATAGAGGGCTTGGCAAGATCAAGAG GGTTCTGTTGGGTAGTGTTAGCAACTATGTGGTGAACAGTGCTGTGTGTCCTGTTACTGTTGTGAAGACTAATCATGAAGACTAA